One Candidatus Poribacteria bacterium genomic window carries:
- a CDS encoding 3-isopropylmalate dehydrogenase: MYKIGLIPGDGIGPEVTREAMKVFGAAAEQSGIQYETVEYDIGGDRYLATGEVLPDSVLEELRGLDAIYLGAIGHPDVKPGILEKGILLKVRFELDLYINLRPVKLYPGVPTPVKDKGPEEIDFIIVRENTEGLYAGIGGFLKRGTRDEVAIQEMINTYKGVERCVRYAYELTQKRNKENTLTLCDKANVLTYAHDLWRRVFDEVGEDYPNIKKEYAFVDATTMWMVKNPEWFDVVVTCNMFGDIITDLGAMIQGGMGVAASGNLNPESVAMFEPIHGSAPRYTGKNQINPIAAIGAAGMMLDHLGHADAADQVETSISDLLASGKIKDLGAGRMGYTTEEVGDLIAEGL; the protein is encoded by the coding sequence ATGTACAAAATCGGTCTCATCCCTGGCGATGGAATCGGCCCCGAAGTGACGCGTGAAGCGATGAAAGTCTTCGGGGCAGCAGCTGAGCAATCAGGCATTCAATATGAAACAGTCGAATACGATATCGGTGGCGACCGGTATCTTGCGACCGGTGAGGTGTTACCGGATTCCGTATTAGAAGAACTCCGAGGACTTGATGCTATCTACCTCGGTGCGATTGGACACCCCGACGTTAAACCCGGTATTTTAGAGAAAGGCATCCTGCTCAAGGTCCGGTTTGAACTCGATCTCTACATTAACCTAAGACCTGTCAAACTCTATCCGGGTGTGCCGACCCCGGTGAAAGACAAGGGTCCCGAGGAAATCGATTTTATCATCGTTCGCGAAAATACCGAAGGCTTATACGCCGGCATCGGTGGTTTTTTGAAACGTGGTACCCGTGATGAAGTCGCTATTCAAGAGATGATCAACACCTATAAAGGTGTGGAACGTTGTGTCCGTTATGCTTACGAACTCACACAAAAGCGGAACAAGGAAAACACCTTGACTCTCTGCGATAAAGCAAACGTCCTGACCTACGCCCACGACCTCTGGCGGCGCGTTTTTGACGAGGTTGGTGAGGACTATCCTAACATCAAAAAAGAATACGCATTCGTCGATGCGACCACGATGTGGATGGTGAAAAATCCAGAATGGTTTGATGTCGTTGTGACGTGTAATATGTTCGGGGACATTATCACCGATCTCGGTGCGATGATTCAAGGTGGTATGGGCGTCGCGGCGTCTGGGAATTTGAACCCGGAGAGCGTGGCTATGTTTGAGCCGATTCATGGTTCCGCGCCACGTTATACTGGCAAAAATCAGATTAATCCGATAGCAGCGATCGGCGCAGCAGGCATGATGCTTGATCACCTCGGTCATGCAGACGCGGCAGACCAAGTGGAAACATCTATTAGCGATCTACTCGCAAGTGGAAAAATCAAAGATCTCGGAGCCGGACGTATGGGTTATACGACCGAAGAGGTCGGCGATCTCATCGCAGAAGGGCTGTAA
- a CDS encoding class I SAM-dependent methyltransferase — translation MQTHLITPYEKFAYAYDRMMTNVNYTRWTHYIESLFEKYDSKPLRVLDLACGTCALTIQLALKGYQMAGVDRAVGMLDIAKEKVTAHELDIELHYGDMRDFQLNQQFDAVLCTYDSINYAYDETELSNVFKCVAEHLEPGGLFIFDVTTERNIVEHFHNKTFASNHEDYTYIWKNNYLHHSKMCRTLLTFFIREGELFRRYEEVHQQRIFEVPTVNNLLKAAGYKPLSAYDMYTFNRWNRYSDRINFTARLA, via the coding sequence ATGCAGACACATTTGATTACCCCTTATGAAAAATTTGCCTACGCATACGATCGGATGATGACAAACGTCAATTATACGCGCTGGACACATTACATTGAGTCACTTTTTGAGAAATATGATTCTAAACCCCTTCGCGTCCTCGATTTAGCATGCGGCACTTGTGCCTTGACGATACAACTCGCATTAAAAGGCTATCAGATGGCAGGTGTTGACCGGGCTGTCGGTATGTTGGATATTGCCAAGGAGAAGGTGACAGCGCACGAACTGGACATTGAACTGCATTACGGGGACATGCGGGATTTTCAGTTGAACCAGCAGTTTGACGCTGTCCTCTGCACATACGATAGCATTAACTATGCTTACGACGAAACCGAGTTAAGTAACGTCTTCAAGTGCGTTGCTGAGCATCTCGAACCCGGTGGATTGTTTATCTTCGATGTGACGACAGAACGGAATATCGTTGAGCATTTTCACAATAAAACGTTTGCCTCAAACCATGAGGACTATACCTACATCTGGAAAAATAACTACCTCCACCATTCCAAGATGTGCCGCACCCTGCTGACCTTTTTTATCCGTGAAGGCGAATTGTTTCGACGCTATGAGGAGGTACACCAGCAGCGGATCTTTGAAGTACCCACTGTTAATAACTTACTCAAGGCGGCTGGATACAAACCCTTGAGTGCTTACGATATGTACACTTTTAACCGGTGGAACCGCTACTCAGACCGAATTAACTTTACGGCACGTCTCGCCTGA
- a CDS encoding TonB-dependent receptor: MSDKNHIKPIVFVLSMVIGILLCTFTTVIADQHAETEEEAETTTEAEATEEASEGDAPVRLESLVVVGTRAQPRSVLDSAVPIDIVSNEAFEKQGGADLPDLLRTLVPSYNVNTQPISDASTVVRPANLRGLAPDHTLVLVNNKRRHRAAVIHWLGNGLSDGSQGPDLAPIPAIALQQVEVLRDGASAQYGSDAIAGVMNFRLKDNYEGGSFEFKPGIYQYGDGRQFALAGNIGLGNPDAWTSLSFEYGGADPTIRSVQRTDAINLIKAGNFRVKDPAQIWGQPIIENDVKLFANYGATLTDTIKFYGHANYARKRVEGGFYFRNPNTRNGVFSPSGKDDTLLVGDLRGLSAEMADWETRKAAAEAAGEEFTELSPHDADDIPIVNNVPDPERLQAVRNDPNLFNFQEMFPGGFTPRFGAFMWDSSVVVGVKGTALKDTLGKDLTWDLSGSFGRNHADFFIFNTVNASLGPDTPTYFDPGDYIQTDYNLNFDVTYPLSDMVFLASGLEYRDEGFEIIEGERESHQIGPLAAQGFTAASNGFSGFSPVAAGKWYRSNVAMYLETEIRPIDPLLIALAVRGEQFEIFGSTLNYKAAANYKVTETMRLRGSYSTGFRAPTPGQQNTFNITTEYDFEQGDLVNKGTIPSTNPAVGVVTGKEDNFLNPEKSNNFTGGFTVDILGVNFTMDFFDIRLKERLSVSQHFALSDSQKAQLIAEGVTSAANLETFQFFTNDFSTTTQGVDAVVTAPIPNGTVVAVYNFTNTTVTDHNPDTLNEERIRELQENLPAHRASLTGVYSITDAWGVLGRASYFSGWFDSEDYLQNPKVAGTGEYTGRVIFDLETSYTVGAGLTLTLGGRNILNTFPDENPNAAGSVGNKYGQFSPFGFDGAFWYAKVGYSF; the protein is encoded by the coding sequence ATGTCTGATAAAAATCACATTAAGCCGATTGTTTTCGTACTCAGCATGGTTATAGGAATTTTGCTGTGCACGTTTACAACGGTTATAGCCGATCAACACGCCGAAACAGAAGAAGAAGCAGAAACGACGACCGAGGCAGAAGCAACTGAAGAAGCATCCGAAGGGGATGCGCCTGTCCGGCTTGAAAGTCTTGTTGTGGTTGGGACGCGTGCGCAACCGCGTTCCGTCTTGGATTCAGCGGTACCGATCGATATTGTGTCAAACGAGGCCTTTGAAAAGCAGGGTGGCGCGGATCTGCCGGATTTGCTGAGAACTTTGGTGCCATCTTATAACGTCAATACGCAGCCGATTAGTGATGCGTCAACAGTGGTCCGTCCGGCGAATTTACGAGGGCTTGCTCCAGACCATACGCTGGTGCTGGTCAATAACAAGCGGCGACACCGTGCCGCAGTGATTCACTGGCTCGGAAATGGTCTGTCTGATGGCTCACAGGGACCTGACCTGGCACCTATTCCCGCAATTGCGCTGCAACAGGTAGAGGTCCTCCGTGATGGCGCATCGGCACAATACGGTTCTGATGCCATTGCTGGTGTGATGAATTTTCGGTTGAAAGACAACTATGAAGGCGGTTCATTTGAATTTAAACCCGGTATCTACCAATACGGCGACGGTAGGCAATTTGCGCTCGCTGGTAACATCGGTTTAGGGAATCCAGACGCGTGGACTAGCCTCAGTTTTGAATACGGTGGTGCAGATCCGACCATCCGGTCTGTGCAACGTACTGATGCTATAAACTTGATTAAAGCAGGCAATTTCCGTGTGAAAGACCCGGCGCAAATTTGGGGGCAGCCGATTATAGAGAATGATGTCAAATTGTTTGCCAACTACGGTGCCACCCTCACAGATACCATCAAGTTCTATGGGCATGCCAACTACGCACGAAAGCGCGTTGAAGGTGGGTTCTATTTCCGAAACCCAAATACTCGCAACGGCGTGTTTAGCCCAAGCGGGAAGGATGATACGTTGCTCGTCGGGGATCTGCGGGGTTTGTCAGCCGAGATGGCGGATTGGGAAACCCGAAAGGCGGCAGCGGAGGCCGCCGGTGAGGAGTTTACCGAACTCTCGCCTCACGACGCTGACGATATCCCGATAGTCAACAATGTTCCTGATCCTGAACGGTTGCAAGCCGTCAGGAATGACCCGAATCTATTCAATTTCCAAGAGATGTTCCCAGGCGGATTCACCCCCAGATTTGGGGCATTCATGTGGGATAGTTCCGTCGTCGTTGGCGTTAAAGGCACCGCGCTCAAAGATACATTGGGTAAGGACTTAACGTGGGATCTGAGCGGCTCTTTTGGACGGAACCATGCTGATTTCTTTATCTTCAATACGGTTAATGCTTCGCTCGGTCCAGATACACCGACCTATTTTGATCCGGGCGACTATATCCAGACGGATTATAACCTCAACTTTGATGTAACCTATCCGCTCAGCGACATGGTGTTCCTCGCTTCTGGTTTGGAATATCGGGACGAAGGATTTGAAATCATAGAGGGCGAACGCGAGTCTCATCAGATCGGGCCCCTCGCAGCGCAAGGTTTCACGGCTGCCTCCAACGGATTTTCGGGGTTCAGCCCAGTTGCGGCAGGCAAGTGGTACCGTTCCAACGTCGCGATGTATCTGGAAACTGAAATCAGACCGATTGATCCGCTCCTGATCGCACTTGCTGTGCGCGGTGAACAATTTGAGATTTTCGGTAGCACCCTGAACTACAAAGCCGCCGCAAACTACAAGGTTACGGAAACGATGCGGTTGCGGGGCAGCTATAGTACCGGGTTCCGCGCACCGACACCCGGACAGCAAAATACGTTCAACATTACCACTGAATACGATTTTGAGCAGGGTGATCTCGTTAATAAAGGAACAATTCCTTCCACCAACCCCGCTGTTGGTGTTGTGACAGGCAAGGAAGATAATTTCCTTAACCCGGAAAAATCAAATAACTTCACAGGTGGATTTACCGTCGATATTCTGGGGGTAAATTTCACGATGGACTTTTTTGATATTCGGCTGAAAGAGCGGTTATCGGTGTCACAACACTTTGCATTGAGCGACTCGCAGAAGGCGCAGCTCATCGCTGAAGGTGTAACCAGCGCGGCGAATCTGGAAACATTCCAGTTCTTTACCAATGACTTCAGTACCACAACTCAAGGTGTTGATGCTGTCGTTACGGCACCAATACCGAACGGTACGGTCGTTGCCGTGTATAACTTCACGAACACCACAGTTACCGATCACAACCCGGACACGCTGAACGAGGAACGCATCAGGGAACTGCAAGAGAATTTACCCGCACACCGTGCCAGCCTGACTGGCGTTTACTCCATAACGGATGCGTGGGGAGTGCTCGGACGCGCCAGTTATTTCAGCGGTTGGTTCGATTCTGAAGATTACTTACAGAATCCAAAGGTGGCAGGGACTGGCGAATACACTGGAAGGGTTATTTTCGACTTAGAAACCAGTTACACCGTAGGGGCGGGATTGACGCTCACACTCGGTGGAAGAAATATCCTGAATACCTTTCCCGATGAAAATCCGAATGCTGCTGGTTCTGTCGGCAACAAATATGGGCAATTCAGTCCGTTCGGTTTTGATGGGGCGTTCTGGTATGCCAAGGTCGGATACAGTTTCTAA
- a CDS encoding TonB-dependent receptor: MKVALDFKTVLFLMHVVLIIFIGLASTTVAQETEEESSEATPEQEVITLEGVVVVGTRAKPRSVLESAVPIDVLPSDDFVKQGNTDLPDLLRNLVPSYNVNAQPIADAATVVRPANLRGLAPDHTLLLVNGKRRHRASVIAWLGNGLSDGAQGADLSPIPSIALKQVEVLRDGASAQYGSDAIAGVLNLQLKDSYEGGSFEIKPGIFQVGDGFTYSLAGNIGLGREELWTNLSLEYGGMNETDRSVQRDDAAALISVGNTDVADPAQPWGHPIIRNDIKLFANYGASMTDNIKFYGHANYAQKEVEGGFYFRNPNTRPAVFSNDDGETLLVGRLSGTGEVPVVKITNNVPDPVALQQVVSDPNLFTFQELFPGGFTPRFGADTQDASLLVGLKGTFAADLGWDLSASYGRHASDFFIRNTVNASLGPDTPTEFDPGDYIQADTNINLDLTYPLHDMLFLASGLEYRTETFEIVQGQIESWEIGPLASQGFSSGSNGFPGFSDIAEGSWTRSNFAGYLESQLSLLNFWTVSAAVRGEYFDDFGSTINYKIATNYGITDTLKEVVSLDPIVDLRVRGGYSTGFRAPTPGQQNAFNVTTEFGENNTLVNKGTIPSTHAAAGLVGGKALEPEKSKNFTVGTVVSHAIASITFDYFNIKVEDRLAPSKDFQRGTDITEAQIQQLVAEGITSAGNLQEFRFFTNEFETSTQGFDVILTAPLLDGALSFAYNYTATTVTKRNPDILDDTRVRLLEEGVPHHRGNVTLTQGIGDSLGVLGRVNYYGPWYESAVGAQTYSGAFLVDIEVSYALIENLGITVGVNNVLNVEPDNITSAEGPDVPFDIKEFPARIVGRPFGEYSPYGFGGAFWYTKVGYRF; this comes from the coding sequence ATGAAAGTCGCACTTGATTTTAAAACGGTGCTGTTTCTGATGCATGTTGTTTTAATTATTTTTATAGGTTTAGCATCTACGACAGTAGCACAAGAAACTGAAGAGGAATCAAGCGAAGCAACACCTGAACAAGAGGTTATAACGCTTGAGGGTGTAGTTGTGGTCGGGACGCGGGCGAAACCGCGTTCGGTGCTTGAATCTGCTGTCCCGATTGATGTTTTACCGAGTGATGATTTCGTGAAACAAGGAAATACGGATTTGCCAGACCTGTTGAGAAACTTAGTGCCATCTTACAACGTTAATGCCCAACCCATTGCCGATGCAGCCACTGTCGTCCGTCCAGCGAACCTACGCGGATTAGCACCAGATCACACCTTACTGCTCGTTAATGGTAAACGGCGACACCGCGCCTCCGTGATTGCTTGGCTCGGAAACGGATTGTCTGATGGGGCACAGGGGGCTGATCTCTCGCCTATCCCATCCATCGCGCTGAAACAAGTGGAGGTGCTACGTGATGGCGCATCCGCACAATACGGTTCTGATGCAATTGCAGGGGTCCTGAATCTGCAGCTCAAAGACAGTTACGAAGGCGGTTCTTTTGAAATCAAACCCGGTATTTTCCAAGTTGGCGATGGTTTCACATATTCTCTGGCAGGTAATATCGGTTTGGGGCGCGAAGAGCTCTGGACGAATCTCAGTTTAGAATACGGGGGCATGAACGAGACAGACCGTTCGGTACAACGCGATGATGCCGCCGCACTTATCAGTGTCGGAAATACCGATGTTGCTGACCCAGCTCAACCGTGGGGACACCCTATTATTAGAAATGACATCAAACTTTTTGCAAACTACGGGGCAAGTATGACCGATAATATTAAGTTCTATGGTCATGCGAACTATGCACAGAAGGAAGTTGAAGGCGGTTTCTACTTCCGAAATCCCAATACCCGACCCGCCGTGTTTAGTAATGATGATGGGGAAACCTTGCTGGTTGGACGGTTATCGGGCACAGGTGAAGTGCCTGTAGTCAAAATAACCAACAATGTCCCTGATCCGGTTGCCTTACAACAAGTTGTCTCTGACCCAAATCTTTTCACGTTCCAAGAACTTTTTCCCGGTGGGTTTACGCCCCGCTTCGGTGCTGATACCCAAGATGCTTCGCTCCTTGTTGGACTGAAAGGAACCTTCGCGGCAGACTTAGGGTGGGATTTGAGTGCTTCCTATGGACGACACGCCTCCGATTTCTTTATCAGGAATACCGTCAATGCCTCACTTGGACCGGACACACCGACTGAATTTGATCCGGGTGATTACATTCAAGCGGATACTAACATTAATCTCGACCTGACCTATCCGCTGCATGACATGCTGTTCCTCGCCTCGGGGCTGGAATATCGAACAGAAACCTTTGAGATTGTACAGGGACAGATTGAGTCTTGGGAAATTGGTCCATTGGCAAGTCAAGGATTTAGTTCTGGCTCTAATGGATTCCCCGGTTTCAGTGATATTGCTGAGGGCAGCTGGACCCGGTCTAACTTCGCAGGCTATTTGGAAAGCCAGTTAAGCCTTTTGAACTTTTGGACGGTTAGTGCTGCTGTCCGTGGTGAATACTTTGATGATTTTGGAAGCACAATCAACTATAAAATAGCAACGAACTACGGCATCACCGATACGCTCAAAGAAGTGGTTTCGCTTGATCCGATTGTTGACCTAAGGGTACGTGGCGGTTATAGCACCGGTTTCAGAGCACCGACACCCGGGCAGCAGAATGCCTTTAACGTCACAACGGAATTCGGTGAAAACAATACCTTAGTCAATAAAGGGACGATTCCTTCTACACACGCTGCTGCAGGTTTGGTCGGTGGTAAGGCACTTGAACCGGAAAAGTCAAAGAATTTCACGGTTGGAACGGTTGTCAGCCATGCTATTGCGAGTATTACCTTTGACTATTTCAACATTAAGGTCGAGGATCGGTTAGCACCGTCGAAAGACTTCCAGCGAGGCACGGATATTACTGAAGCACAGATTCAGCAGCTCGTGGCTGAAGGGATTACCAGTGCCGGAAATTTGCAGGAATTCCGATTCTTTACCAATGAATTTGAAACAAGCACGCAAGGTTTTGATGTGATTCTTACAGCACCCCTACTGGACGGAGCACTGAGTTTTGCTTATAACTACACGGCAACCACGGTAACCAAACGCAATCCTGATATCCTTGACGACACACGGGTTCGGCTATTAGAGGAAGGAGTTCCGCACCATCGCGGTAATGTAACGCTGACACAGGGTATTGGTGATAGTTTGGGAGTATTGGGACGGGTTAATTACTACGGTCCATGGTACGAGAGTGCTGTTGGGGCACAAACCTATAGTGGCGCGTTTTTAGTGGATATTGAAGTGAGTTATGCACTCATCGAAAACTTGGGGATCACAGTAGGTGTGAATAATGTCCTCAACGTTGAACCGGATAATATTACTTCGGCTGAGGGACCTGACGTGCCTTTTGATATTAAAGAGTTTCCTGCCAGAATCGTTGGGAGACCTTTCGGTGAGTATAGCCCTTATGGGTTTGGCGGCGCGTTCTGGTACACCAAAGTTGGTTATCGTTTTTAG
- a CDS encoding nitroreductase family protein, whose protein sequence is MNLFDAITQRRSHRGTFQERAIDAPDLEKLIEAARWAPSPFNVQPWELVIIQEAEGKTALASVTEQAIVDQFKDAKFLDDNSRWMRLTEAEWQEHGDGVLLEEHVTLPKPLQNAPEKLLQGLLKNAKSFTLLGHLGAGKMPAKEIAAQVREAPLLMLVTMNCKRYPPGEGGTRWMWLSMGMLIQNMLLAATALKIGVQFVSAPLERVADREQIRQLFNIPTSHEVITLLRMGYVAENGVDSVRLQTSEFVHFEKIGETE, encoded by the coding sequence ATGAATCTTTTTGATGCGATAACACAGCGCCGAAGCCATCGCGGGACGTTTCAGGAACGCGCCATAGATGCCCCTGACCTTGAGAAGCTCATTGAAGCTGCCCGATGGGCACCTTCACCCTTCAATGTCCAACCTTGGGAACTTGTGATCATTCAGGAAGCGGAGGGCAAAACCGCGCTTGCCAGTGTGACGGAACAAGCTATTGTTGACCAATTCAAGGATGCTAAGTTTCTGGATGACAACAGTCGGTGGATGCGTCTGACAGAAGCGGAATGGCAGGAACATGGTGATGGTGTTCTACTTGAAGAACACGTCACGCTACCGAAGCCGCTTCAGAACGCGCCTGAAAAATTATTGCAAGGGTTACTAAAAAATGCGAAATCTTTCACGCTTTTGGGGCATTTAGGCGCGGGGAAAATGCCTGCCAAAGAGATTGCCGCACAGGTACGCGAGGCACCGCTGCTCATGTTGGTAACAATGAATTGTAAAAGGTATCCACCCGGTGAAGGCGGAACTCGGTGGATGTGGTTGAGCATGGGGATGTTGATCCAAAACATGCTCCTCGCCGCAACTGCCCTAAAAATCGGTGTGCAGTTTGTCAGCGCACCTCTTGAACGCGTTGCGGATCGTGAGCAGATCCGCCAACTTTTCAATATTCCTACTTCTCATGAGGTGATTACACTACTCAGGATGGGATATGTTGCGGAAAATGGTGTGGACTCTGTGCGCTTGCAAACTTCGGAGTTTGTACATTTCGAGAAAATCGGAGAGACAGAGTAG
- a CDS encoding PfkB family carbohydrate kinase, with product MISEARLKTILNQFRDQRILVVGDFYLDAYWYIDKTRSTLSLETPWHTNPVVEQRYSPGAAGTVTNNLKALGVGTVYTLGVIGEDGFGGTLRNCLQASGCLTDFMIQVPNRVTPTYLKPIHRGYEGVETEGPRFDIENRSPMATEVEASVIDALQACIPLVDGIIVGDQMPFENLGVVTNRVRAELCELALAFPEIIFFADSRTRSGKYKNVIIKPNRFEAKRAVQPEWSGQEVDIQEAKQCAVALAERTQNTVYITLGENGILVYCEGEFTHIPGMPIDDETDPVGAGDSVSAGLVATLCSLGVDAAVDAASFGNLVASITVTKIGTTGTASPAEILERHRSLVNL from the coding sequence TTGATTAGCGAAGCGCGCCTGAAAACAATTCTCAATCAATTTCGCGACCAGCGAATCTTGGTCGTCGGAGATTTTTATCTTGATGCCTACTGGTACATTGACAAAACCCGCTCGACACTGTCGTTAGAAACGCCGTGGCACACGAATCCGGTTGTTGAACAACGCTATAGCCCTGGCGCAGCAGGGACCGTCACAAATAACCTGAAAGCGTTAGGTGTAGGGACGGTCTATACGTTAGGTGTTATCGGTGAAGACGGATTTGGAGGGACACTCCGCAATTGTCTGCAGGCGAGTGGATGCCTGACGGATTTTATGATACAGGTCCCAAATCGGGTGACACCTACCTATCTTAAACCGATTCACCGCGGCTATGAAGGTGTAGAAACGGAGGGACCGCGCTTTGATATTGAGAATCGATCCCCAATGGCGACGGAAGTTGAAGCGTCGGTTATTGACGCGCTCCAAGCGTGTATTCCGCTTGTTGACGGTATAATCGTTGGGGATCAGATGCCATTTGAGAACTTAGGCGTTGTCACAAACCGCGTGAGAGCGGAATTGTGTGAATTAGCGTTAGCATTTCCTGAAATTATCTTTTTTGCCGACTCACGTACGCGGAGTGGTAAATATAAAAACGTCATCATTAAACCGAACCGGTTTGAGGCAAAACGTGCTGTTCAGCCAGAATGGAGTGGACAGGAAGTTGACATTCAGGAGGCAAAGCAGTGTGCCGTCGCCCTGGCAGAGAGAACCCAAAATACCGTGTACATCACCCTCGGTGAAAACGGTATCCTTGTCTATTGTGAGGGTGAATTCACCCACATCCCGGGGATGCCAATTGATGATGAGACTGATCCTGTTGGCGCGGGAGACAGTGTTTCAGCAGGACTTGTGGCGACACTTTGTAGTCTTGGCGTTGATGCTGCTGTTGATGCTGCTTCTTTTGGGAATCTGGTGGCTTCAATTACGGTCACCAAAATCGGTACGACTGGTACTGCTTCACCCGCAGAAATCCTTGAACGCCATCGGAGCCTTGTGAATCTATGA